Proteins encoded within one genomic window of Arachis ipaensis cultivar K30076 chromosome B08, Araip1.1, whole genome shotgun sequence:
- the LOC107610498 gene encoding uncharacterized protein LOC107610498: MCHKEPSAVVHFETMPAYQGDDLVPDIRILHRVFWSYYPCIRAFRHCKPVVQVDGTHLYGKYKGCLLVAVSQDGNNNIVPIAFAIVEGETSDAWYFFLSNLRQHVVTRDGVGLISDRHDSIRSAIERSNGVWSPPRAFHMFCIRHIESNFLRKFKAPYLQKLIVNIGYSRTTREYQMRYERLKERGEAYTNWLDRIPREQYALAFDGGYRWGHMTTNLVECINSVLKGARNLPVTVLVKATFYRLNELFTRKRAEAEARISAGLVFSEMVTTKLHANQRASGNIQVSCFDRENEVFEVREMPSGVEYAVDLRHYRCDCGEFQVDRIPCRHVFACCANQRLDWQVYVNDVYKMDQVRRVYRARFRPLGNPATWPAYHGPRFVGNPFLRRVAKGRPKMTRFLNEMDTRMLRRPRRCKQCGAEGHSRSRCRQSGGPSAGPVEE; encoded by the exons atgtgccACAAAGAGCCATCAGCAGTGGTTCACTTTGAAACAATGCCAGCTTACCAGGGGGATGATTTGGTTCCTGATATACGTATTCTACATAgagtcttctggagttattaccccTGTATAAGGGCCTTCAGACACTGCAAGCCAGTGGTGCAGGTGGACGGGACTCATTTGTATGGAAAATACAAGGGTTGTTTATTGGTTGCAGTCTCACAAGATGGTAATAACAACATCGTGCCTATTGCATTTGCCatagtggagggagagacttctgatgcatGGTACTTTTTTCTGAGCAACCTGCGTCAACATGTGGTGACACGTGATGGTGTCGGACTAATCTCTGATCGACACGATTCGATTAGGTCAGCTATTGAACGAAGTAATGGGGTGTGGTCTCCTCCAAGAGCTTTCCATATGTTTTGTATCCGACATATTGAGTCCAACTTCTTGAGGAAGTTCAAAGCACCTTACCTGCAGAAGCTTATCGTCAACATTG GATACTCGAGGACGACTAGGGAGTACCAGATGCGCTATGAACGATTAAAGGAACGGGGTGAGGCTTACACCAACTGGCTTGATCGGATCCCTCGTGAGCAGTATGCTTTGGCATTTGATGGTGGTTACCGATGGGGTCATATGACCACTAATCTTGTGGAATGTATCAACTCCGTCTTAAAGGGTGCACGCAATCTCCCAGTCACTGTACTTGTTAAGGCTACATTTTACAGACTGAATGAGTTGTTCACTAGGAAAAGAGCTGAGGCAGAAGCCCGAATCAGTGCTGGACTTGTGTTCTCTGAGATGGTGACAACCAAGCTGCATGCAAATCAACGAGCATCAGGTAACATACAGGTTAGCTGTTTTGATAGAGAAAATGAAGTCTTCGAAGTACGCGAGATGCCTAGTGGGGTTGAGTATGCAGTTGACCTACGCCACTATCGGTGTGACTGTGGTGAATTCCAGGTTGACCGAATTCCGTGTCGACACGTGTTTGCGTGTTGTGCAAATCAGAGGTTGGATTGGCAAGTGTACGTTAATGACGTTTACAAGATGGACCAAGTTCGAAGAGTATACAGGGCTAGGTTTCGACCACTGGGAAATCCGGCAACGTGGCCTGCTTATCATGGACCTAGATTCGTTGGAAACCCGTTCCTCAGACGGGTAGCCAAAGGCCGGCCGAAGATGACccgcttcttgaatgagatggacactCGTATGTTGCGTCGCCCGAGGCGATGCAAGCAATGCGGTGCCGAGGGCCATAGTCGCAGTAGATGTCGTCAAAGTGGTGGACCGAGTGCAGGTCCAGTCGAAGAGTAG
- the LOC107612359 gene encoding transmembrane E3 ubiquitin-protein ligase 1 isoform X1: protein MELRIDMVAIERLELWLFKRRKGLGILLQIAFGWWIFLLFLHPVAALRPLRERTRSWGDEWLFTRKEESDIGPFSQWNITGTYRGTWKFLDTANGSSRFPDIRKTRGSSVIELISTPTKITGVHYIQGVIIYHDVFDSEYDVGGAQIKVEGVYIWPFRQLRLVANSGKEGDSSQDDDYIFSNPYHLLGVFSSQVLQDSSRDKIWRRKHSPMHEMDKHCNIEIAAQISRLPSSKSDGERDRFHLEGLMESPSVDDDGDCFSALLLNATSVNIEVYYNKAVNYTLMVTFISFVQVLLLIRQMEHSSTQSVRIYFGAAKVSILMIGQQAIMDAYLCLLHLTAGILVESLFNAFATAAFFKFVVFSIFEMRYLLAIWKASRPLSNGEGWETMRRELSMLYSRFYGILLGGILLMYEFHHYLRPILLLMYSFWIPQIITNVIRDSRKPLHPHYILGITITRLAIPLYVFGCPNNFMRIESDRSWCLYLAVFIGLQAAVLLLQHYLGSRWFIPRQILPEKYSYYRRFDQDARHASDCVICMTSIDHTQRSNDCMVTPCDHFFHSGCLQRWMDIKMECPTCRRSLPPA from the exons ATGGAATTGAGAATTGACATGGTTGCTATTGAAAGATTGGAGCTTTGGTTGTTTAAGAGGAGGAAGGGACTAGGGATTTTGTTACAGATTGCATTTGGTTGGTGGATTTTTCTACTGTTTCTTCACCCTGTGGCTGCTCTGAGACCCTTGAGGGAGAGAACTCGTTCTTGGGGTGATGAG TGGCTATttacaagaaaagaagagagtgatATTGGTCCATTTTCACAATGGAACATTACAGGAACTTACAGAG GGACTTGGAAGTTTCTGGATACGGCAAATGGCTCTTCTAGATTTCCAGATATCAGAAAAACACGCGGTAGTTCCGTAATTGAATTAATTAGTACGCCCACAAAGATAACTGGAGTACATTATATCCAG GGGGTCATTATATACCACGATGTTTTCGACAGTGAATATGATGTTGGGGGTGCTCAAATCAAAGTAGAAGGTGTATATATTTGGCCTTTTCGACAGCTTCGGTTGGTGGCCAACAG TGGAAAAGAGGGAGACTCAAGTCAGGATGATGACTATATTTTTTCTAATCCATATCATCTG CTTGGGGTTTTCTCTTCTCAGGTGCTTCAAGATTCTTCACGAGATAAGATATGGAGAAGAAAACACT CTCCAATGCATGAAATGGATAAACATTGTAATATTGAAATCGCTGCACAGATTTCACGCTTGCCATCCTCAAAAAGTG ACGGCGAGCGTGATCGTTTTCACCTAGAAGGGTTAATGGAGAGTCCCTCGGTGGATGATGATGGGGACTGCTTCTCAGCTTTACTGTTAAATGCAACTTCTGTTAACATTGAGGTCTATTACAACAAAGCAGTGAACTATACCTTGATGGTTACTTTT ATCTCTTTTGTGCAAGTTCTTCTATTGATTCGTCAAATGGAGCATAGCAGCACTCAGTCTGTAAGAATTTACttc GGTGCTGCTAAGGTTTCAATATTAATGATTGGCCAGCAGGCGATAATGGATGCATATCTCTGCCTTTTACACCTTACTGCAGGAATACTAGTTG AATCCTTGTTTAATGCTTTTGCAACTGCCGCATTTTTCAAGTTTGTTGTCTTTTCAATATTTGAGATGAGATATCTTCTCGCCATCTGGAAGGCTAGTAGACCTTTGAGTAATGGGGAAGGTTGGGAGACAATGAGGCGTGAACTTTCCATGTTATACAGTCGTTTCT ATGGAATCTTGTTGGGAGGCATTCTTTTGATGTATGAGTTCCATCATTATTTaagaccaattcttcttcttatGTACTCTTTCTGGATACCTCAGATAATCACCAATGTTATTCGCGATTCACGCAAGCCATTGCATCCTCACTATATCTTAGGGATAACCATTACTCGGTTAGCAATCCCCTTGTATGTTTTTGGTTGTCCTAACAATTTCATGCGCATAGAATCAGATAGGAGCTGGTGTCTTTATTTGGCTGTATTTATTGGGCTTCAAGCCGcagttcttcttcttcagcattaTCTTGGGTCTCGATGGTTCATTCCTCGTCAG ATACTACCTGAGAAATATAGCTACTATAGGAGGTTTGATCAAGATGCAAGACATGCTTCGGACTGTGTGATTTGCATGACATCCATTGATCATACTCAACGGTCTAATGACTGCATG GTGACACCTTGTGATCATTTCTTCCACTCTGGTTGTTTGCAAAGATGGATGGATATAAAGATGGAGTGCCCAACTTGCCGGCGCTCTCTACCTCCGGCATAG
- the LOC107612364 gene encoding nucleosome assembly protein 1;2-like isoform X1, translated as MSVDSSRSTEAAGGIIQSGNPRRIPMTMIHESNRAVHDETDNYLVDYPEDADEDEDEDDDEDESEDEGDDEDDDAADEDTAPSAGTATSEKGKGYNLRADPPRRSANRYTPSAFNRIAKKCRKLYKDTKWAPRK; from the exons ATGTCTGTTGACTCGAGCAGAAGTACTGAAGCGGCGGGAGGGATCATACAAAGTGGAAACCCTAGACGTATTCCGATGACTATGATTCATGAGAGTAATAGAGCAGTTCATGATGAGACTGATAACTACCTAGTAGACTATCCAGAGGATgcggatgaggatgaggatgaggatgatgatgaggatgagtctgaggatgagggtgatgatgaggaTGACGATGCTGCTGACGAGGATACAGCGCCTAGTGCAG GTACGGCCACAAGTGAAAAAGGTAAAGGTTACAACCTTAGAGCTGATCCTCCACGTCGGAGTGCAAATCGGTATACACCATCCGCCTTTAACAGGATTGCAAAGAAGTGCAGAAAGTTATACAAAGATACGAAGTGGGCACCGAGGAAGTGA
- the LOC107612364 gene encoding leiomodin-3-like isoform X2, with protein sequence MSVDSSRSTEAAGGIIQSGNPRRIPMTMIHESNRAVHEDDDEDESEDEGDDEDDDAADEDTAPSAGTATSEKGKGYNLRADPPRRSANRYTPSAFNRIAKKCRKLYKDTKWAPRK encoded by the exons ATGTCTGTTGACTCGAGCAGAAGTACTGAAGCGGCGGGAGGGATCATACAAAGTGGAAACCCTAGACGTATTCCGATGACTATGATTCATGAGAGTAATAGAGCAGTTC atgaggatgatgatgaggatgagtctgaggatgagggtgatgatgaggaTGACGATGCTGCTGACGAGGATACAGCGCCTAGTGCAG GTACGGCCACAAGTGAAAAAGGTAAAGGTTACAACCTTAGAGCTGATCCTCCACGTCGGAGTGCAAATCGGTATACACCATCCGCCTTTAACAGGATTGCAAAGAAGTGCAGAAAGTTATACAAAGATACGAAGTGGGCACCGAGGAAGTGA
- the LOC107612359 gene encoding transmembrane E3 ubiquitin-protein ligase 1 isoform X2 encodes MELRIDMVAIERLELWLFKRRKGLGILLQIAFGWWIFLLFLHPVAALRPLRERTRSWGDEWLFTRKEESDIGPFSQWNITGTYRGTWKFLDTANGSSRFPDIRKTRGSSVIELISTPTKITGVHYIQGVIIYHDVFDSEYDVGGAQIKVEGVYIWPFRQLRLVANSGKEGDSSQDDDYIFSNPYHLLGVFSSQVLQDSSRDKIWRRKHSPMHEMDKHCNIEIAAQISRLPSSKSDGERDRFHLEGLMESPSVDDDGDCFSALLLNATSVNIEVYYNKAVNYTLMVTFISFVQVLLLIRQMEHSSTQSGAAKVSILMIGQQAIMDAYLCLLHLTAGILVESLFNAFATAAFFKFVVFSIFEMRYLLAIWKASRPLSNGEGWETMRRELSMLYSRFYGILLGGILLMYEFHHYLRPILLLMYSFWIPQIITNVIRDSRKPLHPHYILGITITRLAIPLYVFGCPNNFMRIESDRSWCLYLAVFIGLQAAVLLLQHYLGSRWFIPRQILPEKYSYYRRFDQDARHASDCVICMTSIDHTQRSNDCMVTPCDHFFHSGCLQRWMDIKMECPTCRRSLPPA; translated from the exons ATGGAATTGAGAATTGACATGGTTGCTATTGAAAGATTGGAGCTTTGGTTGTTTAAGAGGAGGAAGGGACTAGGGATTTTGTTACAGATTGCATTTGGTTGGTGGATTTTTCTACTGTTTCTTCACCCTGTGGCTGCTCTGAGACCCTTGAGGGAGAGAACTCGTTCTTGGGGTGATGAG TGGCTATttacaagaaaagaagagagtgatATTGGTCCATTTTCACAATGGAACATTACAGGAACTTACAGAG GGACTTGGAAGTTTCTGGATACGGCAAATGGCTCTTCTAGATTTCCAGATATCAGAAAAACACGCGGTAGTTCCGTAATTGAATTAATTAGTACGCCCACAAAGATAACTGGAGTACATTATATCCAG GGGGTCATTATATACCACGATGTTTTCGACAGTGAATATGATGTTGGGGGTGCTCAAATCAAAGTAGAAGGTGTATATATTTGGCCTTTTCGACAGCTTCGGTTGGTGGCCAACAG TGGAAAAGAGGGAGACTCAAGTCAGGATGATGACTATATTTTTTCTAATCCATATCATCTG CTTGGGGTTTTCTCTTCTCAGGTGCTTCAAGATTCTTCACGAGATAAGATATGGAGAAGAAAACACT CTCCAATGCATGAAATGGATAAACATTGTAATATTGAAATCGCTGCACAGATTTCACGCTTGCCATCCTCAAAAAGTG ACGGCGAGCGTGATCGTTTTCACCTAGAAGGGTTAATGGAGAGTCCCTCGGTGGATGATGATGGGGACTGCTTCTCAGCTTTACTGTTAAATGCAACTTCTGTTAACATTGAGGTCTATTACAACAAAGCAGTGAACTATACCTTGATGGTTACTTTT ATCTCTTTTGTGCAAGTTCTTCTATTGATTCGTCAAATGGAGCATAGCAGCACTCAGTCT GGTGCTGCTAAGGTTTCAATATTAATGATTGGCCAGCAGGCGATAATGGATGCATATCTCTGCCTTTTACACCTTACTGCAGGAATACTAGTTG AATCCTTGTTTAATGCTTTTGCAACTGCCGCATTTTTCAAGTTTGTTGTCTTTTCAATATTTGAGATGAGATATCTTCTCGCCATCTGGAAGGCTAGTAGACCTTTGAGTAATGGGGAAGGTTGGGAGACAATGAGGCGTGAACTTTCCATGTTATACAGTCGTTTCT ATGGAATCTTGTTGGGAGGCATTCTTTTGATGTATGAGTTCCATCATTATTTaagaccaattcttcttcttatGTACTCTTTCTGGATACCTCAGATAATCACCAATGTTATTCGCGATTCACGCAAGCCATTGCATCCTCACTATATCTTAGGGATAACCATTACTCGGTTAGCAATCCCCTTGTATGTTTTTGGTTGTCCTAACAATTTCATGCGCATAGAATCAGATAGGAGCTGGTGTCTTTATTTGGCTGTATTTATTGGGCTTCAAGCCGcagttcttcttcttcagcattaTCTTGGGTCTCGATGGTTCATTCCTCGTCAG ATACTACCTGAGAAATATAGCTACTATAGGAGGTTTGATCAAGATGCAAGACATGCTTCGGACTGTGTGATTTGCATGACATCCATTGATCATACTCAACGGTCTAATGACTGCATG GTGACACCTTGTGATCATTTCTTCCACTCTGGTTGTTTGCAAAGATGGATGGATATAAAGATGGAGTGCCCAACTTGCCGGCGCTCTCTACCTCCGGCATAG